Proteins encoded within one genomic window of Streptomyces sp. NBC_01314:
- a CDS encoding sensor histidine kinase, producing MWEWGSDGPAAASGVACVAAAWLAVALARTRRRWQKAVGERGWLLERERESAARTAIAAERDRIARELHDIVSHNVSLMVVQAGAAREVLGTMPDEAAAALLAVEDAGRGAMTDLRHLLGLLAPSQNGDDEDEGRAGERDIDSGVVRPGGDTTDLAPQPGLDRLGPLVDRISFAGLPVEVRISGEPRPLPQGVDVTAYRIVQEALTNALRHGDGGKAEVTVRYADHALRVEVLNTGPSVLTGGTFTQPHPVRPAPRHRDGTGRGLLGLRERVAVYGGDLDARRRLGGGYRVRARIPLDRP from the coding sequence GGAGTGGGGGTCTGACGGTCCGGCGGCGGCGTCGGGGGTGGCGTGCGTGGCCGCGGCATGGCTGGCGGTGGCGCTGGCGCGCACGCGGCGCCGCTGGCAGAAGGCGGTGGGGGAGCGCGGCTGGTTGCTCGAACGGGAACGGGAGAGTGCCGCGCGGACCGCGATCGCGGCCGAACGCGACCGTATCGCAAGGGAGTTGCACGACATCGTCAGCCACAACGTCAGCCTCATGGTCGTCCAGGCGGGGGCCGCGCGCGAGGTGCTGGGCACCATGCCGGACGAGGCCGCGGCGGCCCTGCTGGCCGTCGAGGACGCGGGGCGCGGCGCGATGACCGACCTACGGCATCTGCTGGGCCTGCTCGCGCCCTCGCAGAACGGCGACGACGAGGACGAGGGCAGGGCCGGGGAGAGGGACATCGACTCCGGCGTGGTCCGACCGGGCGGTGACACAACCGACTTGGCACCTCAACCCGGACTCGACCGGCTCGGTCCGCTCGTCGACCGGATCTCGTTCGCCGGTCTGCCCGTGGAGGTACGGATCTCCGGTGAGCCGCGCCCGTTGCCGCAGGGCGTCGACGTGACGGCGTACCGGATCGTGCAGGAGGCGCTCACCAACGCGCTCAGACACGGCGACGGCGGCAAGGCCGAGGTCACCGTGCGGTACGCCGACCACGCGCTGCGCGTCGAGGTGCTGAACACCGGCCCCAGCGTGCTGACCGGCGGCACCTTCACCCAGCCGCACCCCGTACGGCCTGCTCCGCGCCACCGGGACGGCACCGGGCGCGGGCTGCTGGGTCTGCGTGAGCGGGTCGCGGTGTACGGCGGCGACCTGGACGCCCGGCGCCGCCTCGGCGGCGGCTACCGGGTCCGGGCACGCATCCCCCTGGACCGGCCGTGA
- a CDS encoding response regulator, which translates to MTAADTVSAPRVLVVDDQTLIRTGFRLILTARGIEVVGEAADGAEAVAMARELAPDVVLMDIRMPNMDGLEATRRILDRAPDCRVLMLTTFDLDRYVYAALSIGASGFLLKDVTPQHLAAAVRLVDTGDALLAPTITRRLVERFATEAAHPSTAHADLQALTPRELEVLTLLGRGLSNTELAAELTLSEATVKSHVARIFAKLNLRDRAQAVVIAYEKGLVRARDY; encoded by the coding sequence GTGACGGCGGCGGACACGGTGTCGGCGCCCCGGGTGCTCGTCGTCGACGACCAGACGCTGATCCGGACCGGGTTCCGGCTGATCCTCACCGCCCGGGGCATCGAGGTGGTGGGGGAGGCGGCCGACGGTGCGGAAGCGGTGGCGATGGCCCGTGAACTGGCACCGGACGTCGTGCTGATGGACATCCGGATGCCGAACATGGACGGCCTGGAGGCCACCCGCCGCATCCTGGACCGGGCTCCGGACTGCCGGGTGCTCATGCTCACCACCTTCGACCTGGACCGTTACGTCTACGCGGCCCTGTCGATCGGCGCCAGCGGCTTCCTCCTGAAGGACGTCACCCCACAGCACCTCGCGGCCGCCGTACGGCTGGTCGACACCGGTGACGCCCTGCTGGCCCCCACCATCACCCGGAGGCTGGTGGAACGCTTCGCCACGGAAGCCGCCCACCCCTCGACCGCGCACGCCGACCTCCAGGCCCTGACGCCCCGAGAACTGGAGGTCCTGACCCTCCTCGGCCGCGGCCTGTCCAACACGGAACTCGCCGCCGAGCTCACCCTGAGCGAAGCCACCGTGAAGTCCCACGTGGCCCGCATCTTCGCCAAGCTCAACCTGCGCGACCGCGCCCAGGCAGTCGTGATCGCGTATGAGAAGGGGCTGGTCAGAGCCAGGGACTACTGA